The following are encoded in a window of Aromatoleum petrolei genomic DNA:
- a CDS encoding sarcosine oxidase subunit alpha family protein — protein MSQQNRLGTGGRIDRSRPLRFTFNGVDYQGFAGDTLASALLANGVDVVGRSFKYSRPRGIVAAGAEEPNAIMQLGATEAGQVPNVRATQQALYGGLVAASTNGWPNVERDLMGVIGSVGGKFMPPGFYYKTFMAPASMWPKYEKYIRKAAGLGRVPKEKDPDIYDHINRHCDVLVIGAGPAGLAAALAAGRSGARVILCDEQEEMGGSLLDSRELIDGRPASAWVASVLAELATLPDVLILPRTTANGYHDHNFVTLHERRTEHLADLAPSVNGRRQVRARMHRVRAGEVILATGTHERPLVFANNDVPGCMVAGAVSTYIRRYAVAPGRRLVLSTANDHAYRAALDWIDAGREVVAIVDAREHPDGDLVTEARSRNIRIIPGSAVIEAQGKKRVSGALVARIDIGSFRVTGRVETLSCDTLASSGGYSPVVHLAAHTGARPEWRDDLLGFVPGKVPGMTPVGGVHGKGALGDALADGAAAGTAAAQRTGFQIETPALPKVAKVREGKAAALYQVPHVKPAMRAPKQFVDPQNDVTAAGIELATREGFESIEHVKRYTGMGFGTDQGKLGNINGMAIAARCLKQTIPQTGTTVFRPNYTPITFGAIAGRHCREFFDPRRFTALHAWHVEHGAKFEEVGQWMRPWYFPQGNETMHQAVQRECRAVREGVGILDASTLGKIEIQGKDAREFLNRIYTNAWTKLDVGKCRYGLMCKDDGMVMDDGVTACIAENHFHMTTTTGGAAAVLDWMELWHQTEWPELEVYFNSVTDHWAAMAINGPNARKLLAELTDDIDLSKDNFKFMDWRAGTVAGVPARVFRISFTGELSFEINVQANHAVHVWKALFDKGAKYGLTPYGTETMHVLRAEKGFIIVGQETDGSMTPEDLGMQWCVGYKKPFSWIGRRALTRPDTKREDRKQLVGLKPLDPQLVLDEGAQIVLEKEIRIPMPMVGHVTSSYFSPTLGHSFALAVVKGGSQRLGQTVYLPMADGRVHAAEVVSPVFYDAEGARHHV, from the coding sequence ATGAGCCAGCAGAATCGTCTCGGCACCGGCGGGCGCATCGACCGCAGCCGCCCGCTGCGCTTCACCTTCAACGGCGTCGACTACCAGGGCTTCGCCGGCGACACGCTCGCCTCGGCCCTGCTCGCCAACGGCGTCGATGTCGTGGGCCGCAGTTTCAAGTACTCCCGCCCGCGCGGCATCGTCGCCGCCGGCGCCGAGGAGCCGAATGCGATCATGCAACTGGGCGCGACCGAAGCCGGCCAGGTGCCCAACGTGCGCGCCACGCAACAGGCGCTCTACGGCGGGCTGGTCGCCGCGAGCACCAACGGCTGGCCGAACGTCGAGCGCGATCTCATGGGCGTGATCGGCAGCGTGGGCGGCAAGTTCATGCCGCCGGGCTTCTACTACAAGACCTTCATGGCGCCCGCCTCGATGTGGCCGAAGTACGAGAAGTACATCCGCAAGGCCGCGGGCCTCGGACGCGTGCCCAAGGAGAAGGATCCGGACATCTACGACCACATCAACCGTCACTGCGACGTGCTGGTGATCGGCGCCGGTCCCGCGGGTCTGGCGGCCGCGCTGGCAGCCGGCCGTTCCGGCGCGCGCGTGATCCTGTGCGACGAGCAGGAAGAGATGGGCGGCTCGCTCCTCGATTCGCGCGAGCTCATCGACGGCCGTCCGGCTTCCGCCTGGGTCGCCTCCGTGCTCGCGGAACTGGCGACCCTGCCCGACGTGCTGATCCTGCCGCGCACCACCGCCAACGGCTACCACGATCACAACTTCGTGACCCTGCACGAGCGCCGCACCGAACACCTCGCCGACCTCGCGCCGAGCGTGAACGGCCGCCGCCAGGTGCGCGCGCGCATGCACCGCGTGCGCGCCGGTGAAGTGATCCTCGCCACCGGGACCCACGAGCGTCCGCTCGTCTTCGCCAACAACGACGTGCCGGGCTGCATGGTGGCGGGCGCCGTGTCGACCTACATCCGCCGCTACGCCGTCGCGCCGGGCCGCCGTCTGGTGCTGTCGACCGCGAACGACCACGCCTACCGCGCCGCGCTCGACTGGATTGATGCCGGCCGCGAAGTGGTCGCGATCGTCGATGCGCGCGAGCACCCGGACGGCGACCTCGTCACCGAGGCGCGGTCGCGCAACATCCGCATCATCCCCGGCAGCGCGGTGATCGAGGCGCAGGGCAAGAAGCGCGTCTCCGGCGCGCTCGTCGCCCGCATCGACATCGGTTCATTCCGCGTCACGGGCCGCGTCGAGACGCTGTCGTGCGACACCCTCGCCAGTTCCGGCGGCTACAGCCCGGTCGTGCATCTGGCGGCGCACACCGGCGCCCGCCCCGAGTGGCGCGACGATCTCCTCGGCTTCGTGCCCGGCAAGGTGCCCGGCATGACCCCGGTGGGCGGCGTGCACGGCAAGGGTGCGCTCGGCGACGCGCTCGCCGACGGCGCCGCGGCCGGCACGGCTGCCGCCCAGCGCACCGGCTTCCAGATCGAAACCCCCGCACTGCCCAAGGTCGCCAAGGTGCGCGAAGGCAAGGCCGCGGCGCTCTACCAGGTGCCGCACGTGAAACCCGCGATGCGCGCCCCGAAGCAGTTCGTCGATCCGCAGAACGACGTCACCGCGGCCGGCATCGAACTCGCCACGCGTGAGGGTTTCGAGTCGATCGAGCACGTCAAGCGCTACACCGGCATGGGCTTCGGCACCGACCAGGGCAAGCTCGGCAACATCAACGGCATGGCCATCGCGGCGCGCTGCCTCAAGCAGACCATCCCGCAGACCGGCACCACGGTGTTCCGCCCGAACTACACGCCGATCACCTTCGGCGCCATCGCCGGCCGCCACTGCCGCGAGTTCTTCGACCCGCGCCGGTTCACCGCGCTGCACGCCTGGCACGTCGAGCATGGTGCGAAGTTCGAGGAAGTGGGCCAGTGGATGCGCCCGTGGTACTTCCCGCAGGGCAACGAGACCATGCACCAGGCGGTGCAGCGCGAGTGCCGCGCCGTGCGCGAAGGCGTCGGCATCCTCGACGCCTCGACGCTGGGCAAGATCGAGATCCAGGGCAAGGACGCGCGCGAGTTCCTCAACCGCATCTACACTAACGCGTGGACCAAGCTCGACGTCGGCAAGTGCCGCTACGGCCTCATGTGCAAGGACGACGGCATGGTGATGGACGACGGCGTCACCGCCTGCATCGCCGAGAACCACTTCCACATGACCACCACCACCGGCGGCGCCGCCGCGGTGCTCGACTGGATGGAGCTGTGGCACCAGACCGAGTGGCCGGAGCTGGAGGTGTACTTCAACTCGGTGACCGACCACTGGGCGGCGATGGCGATCAACGGCCCCAACGCGCGCAAGCTGCTGGCCGAGCTCACCGACGACATCGACCTCTCCAAGGACAACTTCAAGTTCATGGACTGGCGTGCCGGTACGGTGGCAGGGGTGCCGGCGCGCGTCTTCCGCATCTCCTTCACCGGCGAGCTGTCGTTCGAGATCAACGTGCAGGCCAACCACGCGGTGCACGTGTGGAAGGCGCTCTTCGACAAGGGCGCGAAGTACGGTCTGACCCCCTACGGCACCGAGACCATGCACGTGCTGCGCGCGGAGAAGGGCTTCATCATCGTCGGCCAGGAGACCGACGGCTCGATGACGCCGGAGGACCTCGGGATGCAGTGGTGCGTGGGCTACAAGAAGCCCTTCTCATGGATCGGGCGGCGCGCGCTCACGCGCCCGGACACGAAACGCGAGGATCGCAAGCAGCTCGTCGGCCTCAAG
- a CDS encoding sarcosine oxidase subunit delta encodes MLHIYCPHCAETREEEEFRPKGEAHIARPVEPEATSDEDWGNYLFFRKNPRGLHHELWYHAAGCRKFFNVTRDTVSYQILETYKVGQKPSVTADKGAAK; translated from the coding sequence ATGCTGCACATCTACTGCCCGCACTGCGCGGAAACCCGCGAGGAAGAAGAATTCCGCCCCAAGGGCGAGGCCCACATCGCCCGCCCGGTGGAACCGGAAGCGACGAGCGACGAGGACTGGGGCAACTACCTCTTCTTCCGCAAGAACCCGCGCGGCCTGCACCACGAGCTGTGGTACCACGCCGCCGGTTGCCGCAAGTTCTTCAACGTCACGCGCGACACCGTGAGCTACCAGATCCTCGAAACCTACAAGGTCGGCCAGAAGCCCTCGGTCACCGCTGACAAAGGAGCGGCCAAATGA
- a CDS encoding sarcosine oxidase subunit beta family protein, whose protein sequence is MQHYSGFGLVKHALSYHENWQRAWRNPTPKKKYDVIVVGGGGHGLATAYYLAKEHGITNVAVVEKGWLGGGNTARNTTIVRSNYLWDEAAWLYEHAMKLWEGLSQDLNYNVMYSQRGVMNLGHTLQDMRDIHRRVNANRLNGIDGEVLDVKQIQEIVPIMDCSKNTRYPIMGASWQPRGGVARHDAVAWGFARGADALGVDLLQQTEVTGIRKNGNKVLGVETTRGFIAADTVGVVTAGNSGVLAKMAGFQLPIESHPLQALVSEPMKPILDTVVMSNKVHGYVSQSDKGDLVIGAGIDGYNGYGQRGSYATIEHTLQAIVEMFPMFSRVRMNRQWGGIVDTCPDACPIISATPVGGLFFNCGWGTGGFKATPGSGNVFAATLAAGKAHPLAAPFSIDRFISGKLIDEHGAAGVAH, encoded by the coding sequence ATGCAGCATTACTCAGGATTCGGGCTCGTCAAGCACGCGCTCAGCTACCATGAGAACTGGCAGCGCGCCTGGCGCAATCCGACGCCGAAGAAGAAGTACGACGTGATCGTCGTCGGCGGCGGCGGCCATGGGCTCGCGACCGCCTACTACCTCGCCAAGGAACACGGCATCACCAACGTCGCGGTGGTCGAGAAGGGCTGGCTCGGCGGCGGCAACACCGCGCGCAACACCACCATCGTGCGCTCGAACTACCTGTGGGACGAGGCCGCGTGGCTGTACGAGCACGCGATGAAGCTGTGGGAAGGCCTGTCGCAGGATCTCAACTACAACGTCATGTACTCCCAGCGCGGCGTGATGAACCTCGGCCACACGCTGCAGGACATGCGCGACATCCACCGGCGCGTGAACGCCAACCGCCTCAACGGCATCGACGGTGAGGTGCTGGACGTGAAGCAGATCCAGGAGATCGTGCCGATCATGGACTGCTCGAAGAACACGCGTTACCCGATCATGGGCGCCTCGTGGCAGCCGCGCGGCGGCGTCGCCCGCCATGACGCGGTGGCCTGGGGCTTTGCGCGCGGCGCCGATGCGCTGGGCGTGGATCTCCTGCAGCAGACCGAAGTCACCGGCATCCGCAAGAACGGCAACAAGGTGCTGGGCGTCGAGACGACCCGCGGCTTCATCGCCGCCGACACGGTGGGGGTCGTGACTGCCGGCAACTCCGGCGTGCTCGCCAAGATGGCGGGTTTCCAGCTGCCGATCGAATCGCACCCGCTGCAGGCGCTGGTGTCCGAGCCGATGAAGCCCATCCTCGACACCGTCGTGATGTCGAACAAGGTGCACGGCTACGTCAGCCAGTCGGACAAGGGCGACCTCGTCATCGGCGCCGGCATCGACGGCTACAACGGCTACGGCCAGCGCGGCAGCTACGCGACCATCGAGCACACGCTGCAGGCCATCGTCGAGATGTTCCCGATGTTCTCGCGCGTGCGCATGAACCGCCAGTGGGGCGGCATCGTCGATACCTGCCCGGACGCCTGTCCGATCATCTCGGCCACGCCCGTCGGCGGCCTGTTCTTCAACTGCGGCTGGGGCACGGGCGGCTTCAAGGCCACCCCCGGTTCCGGGAACGTCTTTGCGGCGACGCTCGCCGCGGGCAAGGCGCATCCGCTCGCCGCGCCGTTCTCCATCGACCGCTTCATCAGCGGCAAACTCATCGACGAACACGGCGCCGCGGGCGTCGCGCACTGA
- a CDS encoding L-serine ammonia-lyase — MAISVFEMFKVGIGPSSSHTVGPMRAALTFASGLKDEGLLPRVRRIRAELYGSLGATGKGHGSDKAVLLGLEGEAPDLVDPDTIDARLARIREGKRLTVLGLHPVDYCEKTDLVFLRRQTLPYHPNGLRLMAFGEGEAELASKVYYSVGGGFVVNEEAAGADRIVEDATELPYPFHSADQLLTQCAVNELSISQLMLENEKAWRSEAETRNGLLHIWKVMQACVRRGCEVEGTLPGGMKVKRRAAEMHRKLSGTPEASLRDPLTTMDWVNLYALAVNEENAAGGRIVTAPTNGAAGIIPAVLHYYYRFIPGATEDGVVRFLATAAAIGILFKENASISGAEVGCQGEVGVACSMAAGALAEVMGGTPEQVENAAEIGMEHNLGLTCDPVGGLVQVPCIERNAMGSIKAINAARMALRGDGKHFVSLDKVIKTMRETGRDMKDKYKETSRGGLAVNVIEC; from the coding sequence ATGGCGATCAGCGTATTCGAGATGTTCAAGGTCGGGATCGGCCCGTCCAGTTCCCACACCGTGGGGCCCATGCGTGCCGCTCTGACCTTTGCGTCCGGCCTCAAGGACGAGGGGCTGCTGCCGCGCGTGCGCCGCATCCGCGCCGAGCTCTACGGCTCGCTGGGGGCGACCGGCAAGGGCCACGGCAGCGACAAGGCGGTGCTGCTGGGCCTGGAAGGGGAGGCGCCCGATCTGGTCGACCCCGACACCATCGATGCCCGGCTCGCGCGCATCCGCGAGGGCAAGCGCCTGACGGTGCTGGGCCTCCACCCGGTGGACTACTGCGAGAAGACCGATCTCGTCTTCCTGCGCCGCCAGACGCTCCCCTACCACCCCAACGGCCTGCGCCTGATGGCCTTCGGCGAGGGCGAGGCGGAGCTCGCGAGCAAGGTGTACTACTCGGTGGGCGGCGGCTTCGTCGTCAACGAGGAGGCCGCGGGTGCGGACCGCATCGTCGAGGACGCGACCGAGCTGCCGTACCCCTTTCACAGCGCCGACCAGCTCCTGACCCAGTGCGCGGTCAATGAACTCTCCATCAGCCAGCTGATGCTGGAGAACGAGAAGGCGTGGAGGAGCGAAGCCGAGACGAGGAACGGCCTGCTGCACATCTGGAAGGTGATGCAGGCCTGCGTGCGCCGCGGCTGCGAGGTCGAAGGGACGCTCCCCGGTGGCATGAAGGTCAAGCGCCGTGCGGCGGAGATGCACCGCAAGCTCTCCGGCACGCCCGAGGCGAGCCTGCGCGATCCGCTCACGACGATGGACTGGGTGAACCTCTACGCGCTCGCCGTCAATGAAGAGAACGCCGCGGGCGGGCGCATCGTCACCGCGCCCACCAACGGCGCGGCCGGCATCATCCCGGCGGTGCTGCACTACTACTACCGCTTCATCCCCGGCGCGACCGAGGACGGCGTCGTGCGCTTTCTTGCGACCGCCGCCGCGATCGGCATCCTCTTCAAGGAGAACGCCTCCATCTCCGGCGCCGAGGTCGGCTGCCAGGGCGAGGTCGGGGTGGCGTGCTCGATGGCGGCGGGCGCCTTGGCCGAAGTGATGGGCGGCACCCCCGAGCAGGTCGAGAACGCCGCCGAGATCGGCATGGAGCACAACCTCGGGCTCACCTGCGATCCGGTCGGGGGACTGGTGCAGGTGCCGTGCATCGAGCGCAACGCGATGGGCTCGATCAAGGCGATCAACGCTGCGCGCATGGCGCTGCGCGGTGACGGCAAGCACTTCGTGTCGCTCGACAAGGTGATCAAGACCATGCGCGAGACCGGGCGCGACATGAAGGACAAATACAAGGAGACGTCGCGCGGGGGACTCGCCGTGAACGTCATCGAATGCTGA
- the glyA gene encoding serine hydroxymethyltransferase: MFALTDRIADFDDELQAAMEGEFERQESHIELIASENYTSPRVLEAQGSVLTNKYAEGYPAKRYYGGCEHVDVVEQLAIDRAKLLFGADYANVQPHSGSQANAAVYMALLEPHDTVLGMSLAHGGHLTHGAKVNFSGKLYNAIQYGLDEATGEIDYAQVEALAKEHKPKMIVAGFSAYSRVVDWQRFREIADQVGAYLFVDMAHVAGLVAAGLYPNPIPFADVVTTTTHKTLRGPRGGLILARSNPDLEKKLNAVVFPGIQGGPLMHVIAGKAVALKEALQPEFRAYQQQVLKNARTMAGVFMERGYKIVSGGTDDHLFLVDLVDKGLTGKQADAALGAAHITVNKNAVPNDPQSPFVTSGIRIGTPAITTRGLQEAEAKELTHWICDVLDHIDDQSVIAAVREKAKALCARFPVYPATR, from the coding sequence ATGTTTGCACTGACCGACCGCATTGCCGATTTCGACGACGAGCTGCAGGCGGCGATGGAGGGCGAGTTCGAGCGCCAGGAATCGCACATCGAGCTGATCGCTTCCGAGAACTACACCAGCCCGCGCGTGCTGGAAGCGCAGGGCAGCGTGCTCACCAACAAGTACGCCGAGGGCTATCCGGCCAAGCGCTACTACGGCGGCTGCGAGCACGTCGATGTGGTCGAGCAGCTGGCGATCGACCGCGCCAAGCTCCTCTTCGGTGCGGACTACGCCAATGTGCAGCCGCACTCGGGCTCGCAGGCCAACGCCGCGGTGTACATGGCGCTCCTGGAGCCGCACGACACCGTGCTCGGCATGAGCCTCGCGCACGGCGGGCACCTCACGCACGGCGCCAAGGTGAACTTCTCCGGCAAGCTCTACAACGCCATCCAGTATGGCCTCGATGAGGCAACCGGCGAGATCGACTACGCCCAGGTCGAGGCGCTGGCGAAGGAGCACAAGCCGAAGATGATCGTCGCAGGCTTCTCCGCGTACTCGCGCGTGGTCGACTGGCAGCGCTTCCGCGAGATCGCCGACCAGGTCGGTGCGTACCTCTTCGTCGACATGGCCCACGTCGCGGGCCTCGTCGCCGCCGGCCTGTATCCCAACCCCATCCCCTTCGCCGACGTCGTCACCACCACCACCCACAAGACCCTGCGCGGCCCGCGCGGCGGCCTGATCCTCGCGCGGTCCAACCCGGATCTCGAGAAGAAGCTCAACGCGGTCGTCTTCCCCGGCATCCAGGGCGGCCCGCTGATGCACGTCATCGCGGGGAAGGCGGTCGCGCTCAAGGAAGCGCTGCAGCCCGAGTTTCGCGCCTACCAGCAGCAGGTGCTGAAGAACGCGCGGACGATGGCGGGCGTCTTCATGGAGCGCGGCTACAAGATCGTCTCGGGCGGCACCGACGACCACCTCTTCCTCGTCGATCTCGTCGACAAGGGCCTCACCGGCAAGCAGGCCGACGCGGCCCTCGGTGCGGCGCACATCACCGTGAACAAGAACGCCGTGCCCAACGACCCGCAATCGCCCTTCGTCACCAGCGGCATCCGCATCGGCACGCCGGCGATCACCACGCGCGGCCTGCAGGAAGCCGAGGCCAAGGAACTCACGCACTGGATCTGCGACGTGCTCGACCACATTGACGACCAGTCCGTGATCGCCGCCGTGCGCGAGAAGGCGAAGGCCTTGTGTGCGCGCTTCCCGGTCTATCCGGCCACCCGCTGA
- a CDS encoding bifunctional diguanylate cyclase/phosphodiesterase: protein MAHTQDASYSHERTGMPSPAHLLGVAVALFLFHAVARYDYVLFHTAIEILRVVVLGGIFILAWHSRFWSRNTFLRVIGISSLAVAGLELLHALSYRGLALFPGYDANLPTQLWIAFRYIESVSFLFAVLAMRAPIPSSLLLTGYGAIGLALSGVIFTGHFPDSFIEGQGLTRFKVVSEFIIVGVFAAAAVAMYRRRRDFDRGVMRLLLCALMTGGITEFAFTRYVSVFGFANEIGHYLLGISAWILYRAVLVTGLIRPFDLLFRELRQRELNLESEVAERTASLRASQALNRAFLENSPAISVLKDASGRYTLVNRAFERFAGRSRDEMIGRTVYELLPEAVARKLDNHDAQVRDRVEPLVMVESIVAGQVDRIFETVRFPVFDDDGHLNGTGAILTDVTELRLAEARHAMMLRTSMDALVVLDPEGRFIEVNDATCALSGYTREQLLAMRLADVEAVYDERALRVELERIARAGSARFDSRWRRADGSVRDIEVSVNYVNHPVAPCYFSFVRDITERKAAVARIEHLAHYDQLTGLPNRLLFEEYARAALQRAQQAQRACALVHLDLDNFKVINDTLGHVVGDGLLREIGARVRKLGMDECCSCRFGGDEFLILVEDVADDSAPAQFVQQVLVEFARPVVVEMHELVSTVSIGVSMFPRDGADFDTLFKNADTATYVAKAAGRNTYRFFESSMQADALERMRLLARLRTAIGRGELRLHFQPQLDLLTGAVIGAEALVRWEHPELGLVLPARFIPLAEDSGLIVPIGTWVLREACRQAAAWQRDGLPPIVVAVNLSVVQFRHGDLVETVTDALRESGLDARFLELEVTESILIGDAETVSRTVTQLKSLGLKLSIDDFGTGYSNLAYLKRFAFDKLKIDQSFVRDMDSNADSCALVRAIVQMAHGLGLRTIAEGVERALLVEQLVALGCEEAQGYFFGRPVPPDEFAEFLARNTARLIAPTGS, encoded by the coding sequence ATGGCCCACACGCAGGACGCTTCCTATTCGCACGAACGGACCGGCATGCCCAGCCCGGCGCATCTGCTCGGCGTGGCGGTCGCATTATTCCTGTTTCACGCGGTCGCGCGTTACGACTATGTGTTGTTCCACACCGCGATCGAGATCCTGCGTGTCGTGGTTCTCGGCGGGATCTTTATCCTCGCCTGGCACAGCCGGTTCTGGAGCAGGAATACCTTCCTGCGCGTGATCGGGATCTCGTCGCTCGCGGTCGCCGGCCTGGAGCTCCTGCACGCCCTGAGCTATCGCGGGCTGGCCTTGTTCCCCGGCTACGACGCGAACCTCCCGACTCAGCTCTGGATCGCCTTCCGCTACATCGAGAGCGTCTCCTTTCTATTCGCCGTTCTGGCGATGCGCGCACCGATTCCGTCGTCCCTGCTGCTCACCGGCTACGGAGCGATCGGCCTGGCGCTGAGCGGGGTGATCTTCACGGGCCATTTCCCCGACAGTTTCATCGAGGGGCAGGGGCTGACCCGGTTCAAGGTCGTGAGCGAGTTCATCATCGTGGGGGTTTTCGCTGCCGCCGCAGTCGCAATGTATCGGCGGCGCAGGGATTTCGATCGCGGAGTTATGCGCCTGCTGCTGTGTGCCCTGATGACGGGCGGGATCACGGAATTCGCCTTCACGCGCTATGTGAGCGTATTCGGCTTCGCCAACGAAATCGGTCATTACCTGTTGGGCATTTCGGCGTGGATCCTGTACCGCGCGGTCCTCGTCACGGGGCTGATCCGGCCTTTTGACCTGCTGTTCCGCGAACTGCGGCAGCGCGAATTGAATCTCGAATCCGAGGTCGCCGAACGCACGGCGAGCCTGCGCGCGAGTCAGGCGCTCAATCGCGCATTTCTCGAGAACTCGCCGGCGATCTCGGTGTTGAAGGATGCCTCGGGGCGTTACACCCTCGTCAATCGTGCCTTCGAACGTTTCGCCGGGCGGTCGCGCGACGAGATGATTGGCCGTACCGTCTACGAACTGCTTCCGGAGGCGGTTGCCCGAAAGCTCGACAACCATGATGCGCAGGTCCGCGACCGTGTCGAGCCGCTCGTGATGGTCGAGTCGATTGTTGCCGGTCAGGTCGACCGGATCTTCGAGACCGTGCGCTTTCCGGTCTTCGACGACGACGGGCACCTCAATGGCACAGGGGCCATCCTCACCGATGTAACCGAACTGCGCCTCGCGGAGGCGCGTCACGCCATGATGCTGCGAACCTCGATGGATGCGCTCGTCGTGCTCGACCCCGAGGGGCGCTTCATCGAGGTGAACGATGCGACCTGCGCACTGAGCGGTTACACGCGCGAGCAACTGCTTGCGATGCGTCTGGCGGACGTGGAGGCGGTCTACGACGAGCGGGCGCTACGCGTGGAACTGGAGCGGATCGCGCGTGCCGGCTCGGCGCGTTTCGACAGCCGCTGGCGCCGCGCCGATGGCTCGGTGCGGGATATCGAGGTCAGTGTCAACTATGTGAACCACCCGGTTGCGCCGTGCTACTTCAGCTTCGTGCGTGACATCACGGAACGCAAGGCCGCCGTCGCGCGGATCGAGCATCTCGCCCACTACGACCAACTCACCGGCCTGCCCAACAGGCTGCTGTTCGAAGAGTACGCCCGCGCCGCGCTGCAGCGTGCGCAACAGGCGCAGCGTGCGTGTGCGCTCGTGCATCTGGATCTGGACAATTTCAAGGTCATCAACGACACACTCGGGCACGTCGTCGGAGACGGCCTGCTGCGGGAGATCGGCGCGCGGGTCCGGAAACTGGGCATGGACGAATGTTGCTCCTGCCGATTCGGCGGCGACGAATTCCTGATCCTCGTCGAAGACGTTGCCGACGATTCAGCACCCGCGCAGTTCGTGCAGCAGGTGCTCGTCGAGTTCGCTCGACCGGTGGTGGTCGAGATGCACGAGCTCGTGAGTACCGTGTCGATCGGCGTGTCGATGTTTCCGCGTGATGGGGCGGATTTCGACACATTGTTCAAGAATGCGGACACGGCGACCTACGTCGCGAAGGCCGCCGGCCGCAATACCTACCGTTTCTTCGAATCCAGCATGCAGGCCGATGCGCTCGAGCGCATGCGCCTACTCGCCAGGCTGCGCACGGCGATCGGACGCGGGGAACTCCGGCTCCATTTCCAGCCGCAACTCGACCTGCTGACCGGCGCGGTGATCGGAGCAGAGGCCCTTGTCCGCTGGGAGCATCCTGAGCTTGGTCTCGTCTTGCCTGCGCGCTTCATCCCGCTTGCCGAGGATAGCGGTCTCATCGTGCCGATCGGCACATGGGTATTGCGCGAAGCCTGCCGCCAGGCCGCCGCGTGGCAGCGAGATGGGCTCCCGCCCATCGTGGTTGCGGTGAATCTGTCGGTGGTGCAGTTCCGACACGGTGATCTCGTCGAAACGGTGACGGATGCGCTGCGCGAGAGCGGCCTCGATGCGCGCTTTCTCGAATTGGAAGTGACCGAGTCCATCCTGATCGGCGATGCCGAAACCGTATCGCGCACGGTGACCCAGCTCAAGTCACTGGGATTGAAGCTGTCGATCGACGATTTCGGAACCGGCTATTCCAATCTCGCCTATTTGAAGCGTTTTGCGTTCGATAAACTCAAGATCGACCAATCCTTCGTGCGCGACATGGACTCGAATGCCGACAGCTGCGCGCTGGTGCGTGCGATCGTGCAGATGGCCCATGGGCTCGGCCTGCGCACGATTGCGGAAGGTGTAGAGCGCGCTCTTCTCGTCGAGCAACTCGTCGCCCTTGGTTGCGAGGAGGCTCAAGGCTATTTTTTCGGGAGGCCAGTGCCGCCCGACGAGTTCGCCGAATTCCTCGCGCGTAACACCGCACGTCTGATCGCCCCGACAGGATCGTAA